A window of Pseudophryne corroboree isolate aPseCor3 chromosome 1, aPseCor3.hap2, whole genome shotgun sequence genomic DNA:
aactatgttggtgttagacgtgcgtccggtatccgccgttagttcacagggaactagacaatttattgaggcagtgtgcccccgttaccaaataccatctaggttccacttctctaggcaggcgataccgagaatgtacacggacgtcagaaaaagactcaccagtgtcctaaaaaatgcagttgtacccaatgtccacttaaccacggacatgtggacaagtggagcagggcagggtcaggactatatgactgtgacagcccactgggtagatgtatggactcccgccgcaagaacagcagcggcagcaccagtagcagcatctcgcaaacgccaactctttcctaggcaggctacgctttgtatcaccgctttccagaatacgcacacagctgaaaacctcttacggcaactgaggaagatcatcgcggaatggcttaccccaattggactctcctgtggatttgtggcatcggacaacgccagcaatattgtgtgtgcattaaatatgggcaaattccagcacgtcccatgttttgcacataccttgaatttggtggtgcagaattttttaaaaaacgacaggggcgtgcaagagatgctgtcggtggccagaaaaattgcgggacactttcggcgtacaggcaccacgtacagaagactggagcaccaccaaaaactactgaacctgccctgccatcatctgaagcaagaagtggtaacgaggtggaattcaaccctctatatgcttcagaggttggaggagcagcaaaaggccattcaagcctatacaattgagcacgatatagtaggtggaatgcacctgtctcaagtgcagtggagaatgatttcaacgttgtgcaaggttctgatgccctttgaacttgccacacgtgaagtcagttcagacactgccagcctgagtcaggtcattcccctcatcaggcttttgcagaagaagctggaggcattgaagaaggagctaaaagggagcgattccgctaggcatgtgggacttgtggatgcagcccttaattcgcttaacaaggattcacgggtggtcaatctgttgaaatcagagcactacattttggccaccgtgctcgatcctagatttaaagcctaccttggatctctctttccggcagacacaggtctgctggggttgaaagacctgctggtgacaaaattgtcaagtcaagcggaacgcgacctgtcaacatctcctccttcacattctcccgcaactgggggtgcgaggaaaaggctcagaattccgagcccacccgctggcggtgatgcagggcagtctggagcgactgctgatgctgacatctggtccggactgaaggacctgacaacgattacggacatgtcgtctactgtcactgcatatgattctctcaacattgatagaatggtggaggattatatgagtgaccgcatccaagtaggcacgtcacacagtccgtacttatactggcaggaaaaagaggcaatttggaggcccttgcacaaactggctttattctacctaagttgccctcccacaagtgtgtactccgaaagagtgtttagtgccgccgctcaccttgtcagcaatcggcgtacgaggttacatccagaaaatgtggagaagatgatgttcattaaaatgaattataatcaattcctccgcggagacattgaccagcagcaattgcctccacaaagtacacagggagctgagatggtggattccagtggggacgaattgataatctgtgaggagggggatgtacacggtgatatatcggagggtgaagatgaggtggacatcttgcctctgtagagccagtttgtgcaaggagagattaattgcttcttttttggggggggtccaaaccaacccgtcatatcagtcacagtcgtgtggcagaccctgtcactgaaatgatgggttggttaaagtgtgcatgtcctgttttgtttatacaacataagggtgggtgggagggcccaaggacaattccatcttgcacctcttttttcttttctttttctttgcatcatgtgctgattggggagggttttttggaagggacatcctgcgtgacactgcagtgccactcctagatgggcccggtgtttgtgtcggccactagggtcgctaatcttactcacacagtcagctacctcattgcgcctctttttttctttgcgtcatgtgctgtttggggagggttttttggaagggacatcctgcgtgacactgcagtgccactcctagatgggcccggtgtttgtgtcggccactagggtcgctaatcttactcacacagctacctcattgcgcctctttttttctttgcgtcatgtgctgtttggggagggttttttggaagggacatcctgcgtgacactgcagtgccactcctagatgggcccggtgtttgtgtcggccactagggtcgctaatcttactcacacagctacctcattgcgcctctttttttctttgcgtcatgtgctgtttggggagggttttttggaagggccatcctgcgtgacactgcagtgccactcctagatgggcccggtgtttgtgtcggccactagggtcgctaatcttactcacacagctacctcattgcgcctctttttttctttgcgtcatgtgctgtttggggagggttttttggaagggacatcctgcgtgacactgcagtgccactcctagatgggcccggtgtttgtgtcggccactagggtcgcttatcttactcacacagcgacctcggtgcaaattttaggactaaaaataatattgtgaggtgtgaggtattcagaatagactgaaaatgagtgtaaattatggtttttgaggttaataatactttgggatcaaaatgacccccaaattctatgatttaagctgttttttagtgttttttgaaaaaaacacccgaatccaaaacacacccgaatccgacaaaaaaaattcggtgaggttttgccaaaacgcgttcgaacccaaaacacggccgcggaaccgaacctaaaaccaaaacacaaaacccgaaaaatttcaggcgctcatctctacttaccgggtgggatccggcatttgctcccctctgctggcttttcgacccggcaatataccgggtcggttgccatagcagcgggggggcgcagcagcagcaggggcgggggtggaggcggcgctgggagatgagctcatctcctgcgccgcctctccctatgctgtgaatgggaaccgtgtcgcatcgacgcggctcccattcacactgcacctgacccggtattcaacccgggtataatccttcttttataccgggttgaattagcgggtcaggcgacccgctaattctcagaaagtgctttcacatcgcacactgacccgtgtcgacacggcaatatgccgtgtcgataccgggttatttgtgcgatgtgaaaggggtataagctaatAGTGGAGGACATGGATTGGACAGTGTAGAGCGGAAAGGGAAAGGAGGggtgtggaaaataagattttactcaccggtaaatctatttctcgtagtccgtagtggatgctgggaactccgtaaggaccatggggaatagacgggctccgcaggagactgggcactctaaaagaaagattaggtactatctggtgtgcactggctcctcccactatgaccctcctccagacctcagttaggatactgtgcccggaagagctgacacaataaggaaggattttgaatcccgggtaagactcataccagccacaccaatcacaccgtataactcgtgatactacacccagttaacagtatgaaatctaactgagcctctcaacagatggctcaacaataacccttagttaggcaataactacatacaagtattgcagacaatccgcacttgggatgggcgcccagcatccactacggactacgagaaatagatttaccggtgagtaaaatcttattttctctgacgtcctagtggatgctgggaactccgtaaggaccatggggattataccaaagctcccaaacgggcgggagagtgcggatgactctgcagcaccgaataagagaactcaaggtcctcctcagccagggtatcaaatttgtagaatttagcaaacgtgtttgcccctgaccaagttgcagctcggcaaagttgtaaagccgagacccctcgggcagccgcccaagatgagcccactttcctcgtggaatggacttttactgatttaggatacggcaatccagccgcagaatgctccagctgaattgtgctacaaattcagcgagcaatagtctgcttagaagcaggagcacctattttgttgggtgcctacaagataaaaagcgagtcagtgttcctgactccagccgtcctggaaatataaatttttaaggccctgactacgtccagtaacttggaatcttccaagtccctagtagccgcaggcactacaataggttggttcaagtgaaaagctgataccaccttagggagaaactggggacgagtcctcaattctgccctatccatatggaaaatcagataagggcttttacatgacaaagccgccaattctgacacccgcctggccgaagccaaggccaataacatgaccactttccacgtgagatatttcaaatccacagttttaagtggctcaaaccaatgtgattttaagaaactcaacaccacgttgagatcccaaggtgccacaggaggcacaaaagggggctgaatatgtagcactccctttacaaatgtctgaactccaggcagtgaagccagttctttctggaagaaaatcgacagagccgaaatctggaccttaatggaacccaattttaggcccatagtcacccctgactgtaggaagtgcagaaaacgacccagctgaaattcctctgttggggccttcctggcctcacaccacgcaacatattttcgccaaatacggtgataatggtttgcggttacttctttcctggcttttatcagcgtaggaatgacttcttccggaatgcccttttcctttaggatccggaattcaaccgccatgccgtcaaacgcagccacggtaagtcttggaacagacagggcccctgctgtagcagatcctgtctgagcggtagaggccatgggtcctctgatatcatttcttgaagttctgggtaccaagctcttcttggcccatcctgaaccacgagtatcgttcttactcctcgttttcttattattctcagtacctttggtatgagaggcagaggagggaatacataaaccgactggtacacccacggtgtcactagagcgtccacagctattgcctggggtcccttgacctggcgcaatatctagttttttgtttaggcgggacgccatcatgtccacctgtggcctttcccaatggtttaccaacagttggaagacttctggatgaagtccccactctcccgggtgtaggtcgtgtctgctgaggaagtctgcttcccagttgtccactcccggaatgaacactgctgacagtgctaagacgtgattttccgcccatcggagaatccttgtggcttctgccatcgccatcttgcttcttgtgccgccctgtcggtttacatgggcgactgccgtgatgttgtctgattggatcagtaccggctggttttgaaacagaggccttgccagacttagggcattgtaaatggccctcagttccagaatatttatgtgtagggacgactcctgacttgaccaaagtccttggaaatttcttccctgtgtgactgccccccagcctcgaaggctggcatccgtggttaccaggacccagtcctgtatgccgaatctgcggccctctcgaagatgagcactctgcagccaccacagtagagataccctggtccttggagacagggttatcagccgatgcatctgaagatgcgatcccgaccacttgtccaagaggtcccactgaaaggttcttgcatggaacctgccgaatggaattttgcttcgtaagaagctaccatttttcccaggactcgtgtgcagtgatgcaccgatacctgttttggtttcaggaggtctctgactagagatgacagctccttggcttcctcctgcgggagaaacacttttttctgttctgtgtccagaaccatccccaggaacagtaggcttgtggtaggaaccagctgtgactttggaatgtatagaatccatccgtgctgttgtagcacttcccgagatagtgctactccgaccaacaactgctccttggacctcacctttataaggagatcgtccaagtacgggataattaaaactcccttttttcgaaggagtatcatcatttctgccattaccttggtaaagaccctcggtgccgtggacagtccaaacggcagtgtttggaattggtaatggcaatcctgtaccacaaatctgaggtactcctggtgaggatggtaaatggggacatgtaggtaagcatccttgatgtccagggataccatgtaatccccctcctccaggcttgcaataaccgccctgagcgattccatcttgaacttgaatttttttatgtatgtgttcaaggatttcaaatttcaaatgggtctcaccgaaccgtccggtttcggtaccacaaacagtgtggaatagtaaccccgtccttgttgaagtaggggcaccttgactatcacctgctgggaatacagcttgtgaattgcctctagcacagcctccctgcctgagggagttgtcggcaaggcagatttgaggaaacggcgggggggagacgcctcgaattccagcttgtacccctgagatactacttgaaggatccagggatccacctgtgagcgagcccactgatcgctgaaatttttgaggcggccccccaccgtacctggctacgcctgtggagcccccgcgtcatgcggtggactcagaggatgcgggggaagaattttgattctgggagctggctgactggtgcagctttttccctcttccctcgtctctgtgcaaaaaggaagcgcctttgacccgcttgcttttctgaagccgaaaggactgtacctgataatacagtgctttcttaggctgtgaggaaacctgaggtaaaaaaatttcttcccagctgttgctgtggatacgaggtcccagagaccatccccaaacaattcctcacccttataaggctctatgtgccttttaaagtcagcatcacctgtccagtgtcgggtctgtaataccctcctgacagaatggacattgcattaattctggatgccagccggcaaaatatccctctgtgcatccctcatatataagacgacgtcttatgttcgcaaaatagtatccctgtttgacagggttacagaccacgctgcagcagcactatctgcaggtctcagtctagtacctgagtgtgtaaatacagacttcaggatagcctcctgctttttatcagcaggtaccttcaaagtggccgtatcctaagacggcagtgccaccttttttgacaaacgtgtgagcgccttatccaccctaggggatatctcccagcgtaacttatcctctggcgggaaagggtacgccatcagtaactttttagaaattaccagtttcttatcgggggaacccacgctttttcacacttcattcactcatttgatgggggaacaaaacactgcctgctttttctccccaaacataaaacccttttttagtggtacttgggttaatgtcagaaatgtgtaacacattttttattgccgggatcatgtaacggatgtttctagtggattgtgtatatgtctcaacctcgtcgacactggagtcagactctgtgtcgacatctgtgtctgccatctgagggagcgggcgtttttgagcccctgatggcctttgagacgcctgggcaggcgcgggctgagaagccggcggtcccatagctgttacgtcatccagccttttatgtaaggagttgacactgtcggtttataccttccacctatcaatccactctggtgtctgccccacagggggcgacatcacatttatcggcatctgctctgccatcacataagcctcctcatcaaacgtgtcgacacagccgtaccgacacaccgcacacacacagggaatgctctgactgaggacaggaccccacacagccctttggggagacagagagagagtatgccagcacacaccagagcgctatataatttttggattaacactataatgagtgaatttttcccaatagctgcttgtatatacaatattgcgcctaaattttgtgccccccctctctttttaaaactttgagcctgaaaactacaggggagagcctggggagctgtcttccagctgcactgtgaagagaaaatggcgccagtgtgctgagggagaagccccgcccctttttcaactgactttctcccgctttttctggaatactggcaggggtaattttacatctatatagcctctaggactatatatgatgtagatttgccagccaaggtgtcatatattgccctcagggcgccccccccccagcgccctgcaccctcagtgaccggagtgtgaagtgtgcatgaggagcaatggcgcacagctgcagtgctgtgcgctaccttggtgaagactgaagtcttctgccgacgattttccggacctcttcttgcttctggctctgtaagggggacggcggcgcggctccgggaacgaacaccaaggctgggcctgcggtcgatccctctggagctaatggtgtccagtagcctaagaagcccaagctagctgcaagcaggtaggttcgcttcttctccccttagtccctcgatgcagtgagcctgttgccagcagatctcactgtaaaataaaaaacctaaaataaactttctttctaggagctcaggagagcccctagtgtgcatccagctcggccgggcacagaaatctaactgaggtatggaggagggtcatagtgggaggagccagtgcacaccagatagtacctaatctttcttttagagtgcccagtctcctgcggagcccgtctattccccatggtccttacggagttcccagcatccactaggacgtcagagaaattggaaaaccagactgtgtgtgtgtgtgtagagaggagCAATAGTGAGGACGtgcgtgtgctgctgctgctgttgttctgGGCTGAGGAGAGACCACGCTGTTGCCATGTTCCGCCTGGAAGGTCTTGGGCCCAAGGCTGACCCCGAAGAGATGCGTGTGAAGATGCGGCGCGATGTCCTCACCTCTGTGCGCAACTTCCTCCTCTATGTGGCCGTGCTGAGGATCAGTGA
This region includes:
- the LOC134926458 gene encoding mitochondrial import receptor subunit TOM5 homolog; this translates as MFRLEGLGPKADPEEMRVKMRRDVLTSVRNFLLYVAVLRITPFVLKKLDSI